The nucleotide window TGCTGACTTGTTTCCCTATCTATTTAGAGTCCGTTTGGTTGCCATGCAATGAAGAACATAATTGACTTCTACTTGAAGACGGTTTTACCGACGGCTATTGCAGACATGACGGAGGAAAACAAGAATTATAAACCACACATTGAGTCCATACAGTTAATATTCGACCAGCTGAAGAATGACATGATCAAATGTGTAAGTTGCCAGATTAAGTTGATTAAGAATGAAGCAGACTACCTGTCGTGATTAACTAACAGACTGACAGACTCATTAAAACAAGCCATTACGCATATCGAGAATCACCTTGTACGTCATGGGTTGGGACCACGCGTTAGAGGAACGCTTCGTCATGTTGTCAGTGCGATCAAAAAATGCTGAAGTCTTCCAGGCTACATTGCATCCAATAGAGCGAATAGTTCTTGTCGATTCATTACTGAATCGTGAATGAGTAATTCAGAAGGGACTTTATTTTCTCCCTATTCGTTGCTACAAAAGAGGAAGGAAggcatatgtaggcctacaccatgTCCTAATTTAGAGCATGTGTAAAGCCTGATGAGTAATGACTGTAaacttgaccccccccccccccccccccccccccccccatacctacAGAAGAATTACTTTCAGTGCAAGAAGCCCTTTGAAATCACACAGTTGAACTCCACATATACTCAGGTGAGTGACATTTTCTATTTAATATTTTCTACATAAAGCCAtcttcattgttttatttctgTAAATGAATAAGCATTCCAGTGACTAGTTTGCAAATACATGGTGTTTATGATCTGgctttttctgtttgtctgcAGATGGAGGGGAAAGGACTCTATAAAGCCATCGGCGAGTTAGATCTATTATTTAACTTCATCGAGATGTACCTTGGTTCAAAACGACGACTTCAGTGATCTCCTCTACAACCACGGTGTTCCCCGAACGTGACCTTTCCCTCCACCGGCACTGCGCTGACTGGAAGAACCTGCTGCATGGAGTTCTGATGGCTTTGTCTGATGTCTTTTGTCTTTGAGAATTCAAATTCATAATATATTTGTCCCGAGGACAAGTTTTCACTGAGGCTTCAAATTCATAATATGTTTGTCCCGAGGACAAGTTTGTTAcagtatttatgttttttttgcacatATTTAACGTGCCGATGTAAAGAGtatatttaaaatgtgtaaaataaatgttttttatgaatcAATGGTTTTCTCCAATTTAGTCAAAAAAGCATATTATACATAACATATCATCATATACATTATGCACTCTTGAAGACTTCAGGAGATTTAAACAAGATAACAATGGACAGCGATGGCTGTGAGACCTTCCCGCTTGCAGCACCTATGTGGTGAAGGTGTAAACCAAATATAGGCTCCTAACCACAAACGTGACCTATATACATCACTTACAGGCAACCAGTAACTCAGCACTATGCTTTACCGTAACCCCATCTAAGATATCTAAACGACTGCGCCGTCGTGCACACACATCTTCACGCCTTCCCACCAAAAGTACTCATCGGTTCTGTGTGGTTTTCAGTAATAAACATTCTAGCTCTAGATTGCATTAAAAGAGCAGCTAAAGACGTCTCTCTTGCAGGCAGCCTTTTGGCTAGCACTATGCTGGTTGTATTGGAATTTAAATCGTATTATCGTGATATCCTataatttttgtattttgtttatgcTTGTGAAGCAATGCATGACCCTTGCTATATCTGAACATTACTTACTTACAACATTATAACTAATTTACAATTCTACGTGCTACTCAATGTGGCAACTACTTATTCATTTTACGATTTTTCTTCTATTATAccaataattaatatattagtattaAATGTAacagatgcttttatcaaaataaacacatcttCCATGCAATTGAAGAGTAGTAAGGCATATTCTTCAAACAttcctacagacagacagacagacttgaACCAGAAagctttcagctgggagtcaaatACATTTATTATGGTCAGGAAACTGGAGTCTATTGCAGAAACTGGTGAGTGACTCTGCGTTCCTTACATCGGCAGCACATCCACCACTGCGGTGCCAAAACAGAAGAGTTGTGACTGATGATCGACTTTTGCTTGCTCTTAGCAATGGTGGTAACAGACGTCCAGCTGAAGTAGTTGAGCAAAGCGCTCtagctggggtgtgtggtgtgtctgatGCAACTAATACAGGGAGCCAATGGAGGTCACGGCAAAAGCGGGCTCAGATGGAAGAATttaggtaggttgaacacgaggcatGCTGTGcagcattctggatgcgctgcaatgGTCAAGGCGGGAGATGACAAACACTTGGACcaggagctgagctgcttccctcgTGATTCTGCAGGATCGTGCCACCGCGGTGAGGTTCgtggtgcagcataactgattgttcAGTATCACCCCGATGTTTCACGCGGTTGGTGATGGAAATACCGCAATGTTCTCGACAGTGACCGGTAAGTCCATGTGCCGGAAATCTTTCCCCGGCAGTAGGAGGAGCTCAGTCAAGTTGAGGTTAAGCTTCAGGTGATGGGAAGTCATCTAAGCACTGATGCCAGACATTCTGAGATGCGTGTTGTAATCAGGGTGCtgtcagaggaggggaaagagagagaatagcTGAATAAAACCTGTGATGCGATTACAGAGCCCAATGATCTAGTATACAGAGAGAACAGCAGTGTTCCCAGTACTGAGCCTTGAAGGACACCAGTGTCGAGTGTGcagggtttggacaaggagccattccatgtgaCCTGATAGGTGCGATTTGTCatgtaggatgtgaaccagaaGAGCGCTGTGTCAGCAATGCCGAGTTCGGTGTTGAATGCCACGGAGAGGttgaggagaatgagaaccgaagagagggacgaggctctggcaacACAGAGTGACTCCATCACTGCAAGGAGAGCtgtctgaggccccgtccacacgaagccgaaacaggcgaaaccgttacggtttcgatctatccggtttcgcagtatctccgtaaagacggagtcaagcgaaaccgggtagatctgtagaaacgctgtagtacacattcaaggcccataaggggcgctgcttctgctacagaaatccttgCTGTTCTGAGTACTGAGACTctgcgggcttaacagtcattggctagagggtcgaggggtggggcgatgacctcatggtttacggtttcagtcggtttcaggcgtccacacgaatccaaaacgaaaccgggtagatttgaaaccacctccgagggtggtttcagaagtttgcggtttcggtcagcggattcgccggcttcgtgtggacggaaggccgaaccgtacaagacctttgcggtttcaccatgaaatcggcttcgtgtggacggggcctcagtggAGTGTGCAGTTTTGAAGCCTGACTGATGAGGGTCAAGCAGATCGTTttatgagagataggaggacagttggtttgCGATGGCACGTTCTAGGGTTTTAgaaaggaatgaaagaagaggtATGTCTTTAGTTCAGGATGTCGGTAGTGTCAAGGGTTGTCTTCTTAAGGAGCGGCTTGATTCTAGCAGTCTCGAAGGACGCTGGACTAAGGCCTGAAGTGAGGGATGATGAGGGTGGTGAGGAATGGCAGGATGTCTTTCGAGAGGaattggaggagggaggaggggatcgGTTTACTTTGGGGGAGAAAGGGATAAAGTGGGTAAAAACAGAGGTGGGGATAGGTGGAGGGAGGATGGTGCTTTTGTCCTTCACCCTCTCGGTAAAGTAGGACAAAAAAAGTAATCAGGTGTGAGGGAAGAAGGAAGGGAAGGGTGGAAAAAACACAATTGGACAGAGTTCAGAGTTAATAAAGGGATCCAACACAAACATCCTATTGCCCGATCCTGCCACGATATAATAAATGATGGTCCGTGTTAACTTTAAAGAGCTTGCCTTCAGCATGTGTCTGCGTTTGCCTCAGACCAGTGCAGCAGAACCACTCTTGCAGCCAGCCaaccagacatgggggactcgagtcacatgacttgactcgagtcagactcgagtcgcaaatttgaggacttgagacttgcttgactaacactgataaaagactcgacttgactttgacttggtcttcatgacttgagacttgacttagacttgagacagatgactcgaaatgacttttctaaagttagattataggttggatatgtgatttgcgatacgccagcagattttgaaaagacgcaactcaaatggtcctaccccctctccttcaacgctgactctgactccacccattccaagtacatggacgcgcaatcacacaagagcgcgaacacagatgcgcgagagtgggccagggcaggctagctaggttggagtttagggttgtattctagcgctaggtccaaatgtggattagctagtaaactagctccagtagctaccgcaggatcacaacaaacagaagcttgctctgggtcacgagctttgagtacgtgcacgaagaggtcacgcgcggggggagggggagtgcagtacgaccgtttaattgacgtacttactgtccaatgccactctgtgtttctgaaaatcattggctggagtttttcgagccctgcccgttccacagatgattaacttgtttaattttcatgtcagcaggctacttctaactcagtggttttaagtgtatttttgttcaaggtggaggtacgagttatagcagtccctgcatcaagtgcacctgttgaacgtgtgttcagccatggtggggtgataatgtgaccgcatcattcagaactcagtgacaaagtactgtcgAATTAtcttttttgcaaatgcaatgcattgtaagtcgatgtattgtgttgcgaggcagcaagattgctaccagctttcaggcttgtgtattactatttccccagtatgtgtatgtgatattacttttgaaatattcttttttttcatgtctgatgccatctgttgcaaataatattctacaacatgtagggagattgagtgattgacttgaactgttgtcgtatacagctacctagaggttctatttgattctgttcataggttggaggtaatgatcataaaaaacattttcaaactatgcacataatggttttggaatgttttgaatagtttgaggtattgttattgttaagacattgttattgttaatgttgaaataaaatgaaccactctctttaccgatttttaaatgtggaaactgggttagatctaAAAGTTTTTggatgacttgacttgtgacttgcttgacctgagcaatgacttgacttgtgacttgcttgattctcaccacagtgacttgggacttgcttgagacttgaaggttatgacttgagacttgcttgtgacttgcacatgaatgacttacccccacctctggcaATTACAACTTGCTACGTCATATTCTGACATTTTCAGCACGTGGAAGGATGACTAGCTCAGAAGGATGACACAGAAAAACCAACATGCGTTGGTTTTTCTGTGTCACATGTAGACCACATTTTCTATccagttgtattttttttttttataaacttcACACTCAATCTGTGTTTGAACAATAATCACGATCAAAGCAACAATGACTGAGGCTAGGATTAAAAAGGAAACCAAATAAGTTAGCTGCTACAGAAATACAATGCGTACTCCTCTGTGTGGACAGTATGGAGGATAGTAGTGTTACTAGCCAGATGATGCATGAGCTACATCACTTTATCAGAGGGATTTCACCAACCAGTTGACTTAGTATTGCAGGTCTACACACTCATGAGTAGACACACAAGTCAGGTCTCATAAGCGTTCAACCAAAGCGGCGATGACTAATGTGAACCCTGATGATAAGATATACAACTACATATTTAGTTCGTAACTTCTAGAGAATTTACTAATAGTGAATGACAGAGTCAGACAATATGCCCGATAAGCCTCTTTGCCTCATGTGATTTGTATTTCCTTGAATTTCTTTCATCAGAGTTAAGTTTTTTTCAATAGCTTGAACACATTTTGCAAAACttggctcattgtgtcaaaactcaagACACAAGCAAATAAGGCATAACACTGAGAAATATACCATTCACATCAATGTCAAATTCAAACTATCAAAACCTAACaatcctttgtcaaaatgtcactctgatgacaaaatgatacacacttgtatcatatgaatacactttcagatcagcaaCACACCagtctactttatataaaacactgcagtcttccaTATTCATTGTTTTTATTCTGTTCCACAGAAGGCACGTTTTCTCAACAACCAAAAATCGAATACTCAATACTGTACATTACAGTACAATACTTTACAGTTCAGCAAATTCAGTTTAagctaaaatataaaaaaatccaCAACTGTACCGtacataaacacagaaaaacacggcAATTCTCCGTGGGTGGGCTTATTGATCCTCGCCTTGTGTGCCGAGtccatc belongs to Gadus morhua chromosome 13, gadMor3.0, whole genome shotgun sequence and includes:
- the il10 gene encoding interleukin-10, whose amino-acid sequence is MNTLFLLLVVLFLCDDAACTPTCNNQCCRFVEGSPVRLRRLRQDFAVIRDYYEAEDDLEIGLLDQSIAHSLRSPFGCHAMKNIIDFYLKTVLPTAIADMTEENKNYKPHIESIQLIFDQLKNDMIKCKNYFQCKKPFEITQLNSTYTQMEGKGLYKAIGELDLLFNFIEMYLGSKRRLQ